One Gadus macrocephalus chromosome 17, ASM3116895v1 genomic window, AAACTTCAGGGACCAGTCATACATACTATCAGAATTGACATCACCTGCAATTGACTGAGCCACACAAAAAACGtaattttcttcttttcttcttcttcattgtTATCTCTCTATTGAAATCTTGTAACATAATTCTTTAATATTTAAAATCCTCTTATAACCAAAAACTCAAAAGCTCAACTGGCGTTTGCTAGCCACATTTAGATCTAGTTTGCGAGCCACGTTTAGAAGTTGTGAATCTCATGTGTTTTTAACCTGTTTTTCTCTGATCCTACTAGTTTTAGGATCATAATCATTTCTTTAAAATACTGTATAGGAACTGGTCTTTATCGCTGCCAAGAAAGGAATTGTGATACTTCATTGAATTTGAAAGTGTCTTAAATGTCTTGGAATTTGAAGACATTTTAGATGGGTGGATTAGTTTGCTATGTTTCCCTTGAAAGAATGGATGCACAACTCTTGGAGTAACGTTCTCCATTTATAAAACACAGGAGAAAATAGTTATAGCGGACAGACAACCAGTTTCCCCCCCTTTGCTTTACAAGTTATAAAATCCCAGCCATTCGATGCAGTGGGTAACGTTTTAATGTAAGCAGAGCAAAAGGCTTCATATATAACATCAACTTAAATGCATAGAAATACAAATCAATCCAATAGTACAACACACTATATGGCAAGCAATACAGAATACAACATCCCCGATCACAGCTACTGGGaagcttcaaaataaaagtcttggTCATTGGCACTGGGAACAGGTGAAGGTGTAACTGTTGCATATACATACTGAACATTGGCTCTTTTTGGGGGAGGTGCCCCCAAAAGAGCCCATGTTATGCCACATTAtgcgttttttgtttgtttttcgtgTTAAAGTCTCAATGATGTGTAACATTTCAGCTAGCTCGTAGCTTAACATAGCGGGGACATATTTACAGATCTTTTATCTCAGTGCGGACCGATAGTGTCTTCAATAATGCTATCCCACCTACTAACTGGGAGGGGCATCATCTAACATAACATTGTGATTTTAATCAATCCAACTCAAACATGGGACTTTAACACTGAAATAGTGGATTATTGTTGTTATCATTTTTATTTCCTTTCAAGGAATGCACACCATGTGTCTGTCAAAAGCAAAACAGGACTACATTGGACACAATCTTTCTCACAGTTCAGACATATTCtttgtttgaaaaaacaaacaatcaaactaCGCCGCAGATAAGTTATGTCACGACGTCTGCTAAGGCTTGACCGCGGGGAGTATAGATGCACAGTGATTCAAACAGCGGTTATAGTTTAACTTCAACAGTCTTTGTTAGCTATTTGGTTGGTATTTTCAAGAttagtattatttttattttatattttatatatccaGACATCCCATAATGCACCAGGATAGCCAAGTCGGTGGTTTGTAAGCCGCTCTTTCACGCGGTAAAGTTTGAATATAATAATTTAGTGTTATTAAGTAACCTCCTTCATGATGcacatccctctctctcgtgcGGTGGGAGGTTACTGATTGGAATTTAATCTTCTGTGTAACCAATGACGTGACAAGCAGCATTTAGCTGTACACGTGTAATGCACACATAATGCAGATATCATTAaaaatttatttttcaaaatatatttttcctaTCATAACCCTTGGTCCAGGGTACACATCCAACTTTATATGGGGCACACATGTAAAGTGTGCCCCATATATGTCTTTTTTCTTTGTAAAGATAGTTTTTATCTATCTAGTTAGAGGTATAATTTTAGTTGGAATAATTATTCCAATATATAATTCCCAGTCAGACTATCATTGTCCAGAGAAGCCTTTAGGGACATGAATAAGGTAAATTCAATACATTGGATAATAACATAGTTGTCTGTGTTGGAACACTTTAAATCTATTATTTTGCGTCATGTTTGGCGTTTTAGTCAGCcaggttttttttctccctcttgtCCGAAACCTTTTCTCTGTGATGTCTAGTGTAAACTCATCTGGTGTTtcaaaattaaaacaaatgatGATGTTGGTGTGAAACGATGGATGTGAGATGAATTCTCCATCTCAAGCACATGACTTCTCAATCGATGGAGTGACTAAAGGCTCAAGGCAAATATTGGCtttaaaaatagatatattttagAAAAACGTTTTTAAATATTGTCTGATGTCTCATATGGACTTTTGGACTTATTTTGAACGACATCTGAATCAAGAAAGAACCACCATTGAAACAGCTTCTCATATAGGCCTAGCTAAGCATCCTTGGAAACCGATGGCTATAATTATATTGGTCCACTAAAAGGGTTATAGTACTTTTACAATGTACAGACAGATATTTAAAACTGTTGAGCCAAGCAAACATTAATTACTTCTTCGTATAAATGTATCGGCCTTATTATAAATGTATCGGCCTTATTGTAAATGTATCTGGCCTTATTGGAAATGCATTGGGTGTGTCTCGGTACATTGCAAGATGCCTAAGCTTAAAGGTTGTCTTTTGTTTCATTGATTCCTTTGTTCAGAACGACATATTTGTTATGACTAAGGCATGAATTGCAATCTTTGACTTTGTGTCGTGACCTCATGCTTTTTTAGGTGGGGGGGCCAACTTGATGATCTCGGCTTCAGAGGGCAGGCGGATGATGTCTGAAAAAGAGGTGGAGATACACAGTAAATAGTGTTCAATTGAAGGTCTCAACTGGAAATAACCTGAGTGGCAGAACCACAACAAACATGATATGGCTGAGCATCAATTGAAAGGGGCTAAGAACAGGTTGATTATGGGTCGATTAGGTCGTCATTGCTTCGATCTttcaaaaaaagagaaaaatacaaATCACTACTAGGCAGAAACTTGGACATGAAAGCAGACGACACTCTGGCTTTAGAAGAGTTACCGGGACCGGTTGGCATAAGCAACGACAAACCTAGGCCTGAGGGgaattccacaaagccggttttatcacataaccgggtaagttaaaccagggtttgcggtaaccctaggttttccgttccaaaattaACACggtgggccctattttaacggtctgaaacgcaagtgggaagcgcaaagcgcaagtagctttgtgggcggttctacagCGCtttcgctattttacaggcggataaatgacactttaGTTTAACTTCAACAGTCTTTGTTAGCTATTTGGTTGGTATTTTCAAGAttagtattatttttattttatattttatattttatatatccaGACATCCCATAATGCACCAGGATAGCCAAGTCGGTGGTTTGTAAGCCGCTCTTTCACGCGGTAAAGTTTGAATATAATAATTTAGTGTTATTAAGTAACCTCCTTCATGATGcacatccctctctctcgtgcGGTGGGAGGTTACTGATTGGAATTTAATTTTCTGTGTAACCAATGACGTGACAAGCAGCATTTAGCTGTACACGTGTAATGCACACATAATGCAGATATCATTAaaaatttatttttcaaaatatatttttcctaTCATAACCCTTGGTCCAGGGTACACATCCAACTTTATATGGGGCACACATGTAAAGTGTGCCCCATATATGTCTTTTTTCTTTGTAAAGATAGTTTTTATCTATCTAGTTAGAGGTATAATTTTAGTTGGAATAATTATTCCAATATATAATTCCCAGTCAGACTATCATTGTCCAGAGAAGCCTTTAGGGACATGAATAAGGTAAATTCAATACATTGGATAATAACATAGTTGTCTGTGTTGGAACACTTTAAATCTATTATTTTGCGTCATGTTTGGCGTTTTAGTCGGCCAGGTTTTTTTCCTCCCTCTTGTCCGAAACCTTTTCTCTGTGATGTCTAGTGTAAACTCATCTGGTGTTtcaaaattaaaacaaatgatGATGTTGGTGTGAAACGATGGATGTGAGATGAATTCTCCATCTCAAGCACATGACTTCTCAATCGATGGAGTGACTAAAGGCTCAAGGCAAATATTGGCtttaaaaatagatatattttagAAAAACGTTTTTAAATATTGTCTGATGTCTCATATGGACTTTTGGACTTATTTTGAACGACATCTGAATCAAGAAAGAACCACCATTGAAACAGCTTCTCATATAGGCCTAGCTAAGCATCCTTAGAAACCGATGGCTATAATTATATTGGTCCACTAAAAGGGTTATAGTACTTTTACAATGTACAGACAGATATTTAAAACTGTTGAGCCAAGCAAACATTAATTACTTCTTCGTATAAATGTATCGGCCTTATTATAAATGTATCGGCCTTATTGTAAATGTATCTGGCCTTATTGGAAATGCATTGGGTGTGTCTCGGTACATTGCAAGATGCCTAAGCTTAAAGGTTGTCTTTTGTTTCATTGATTCCTTTGTTCAGAACGACATATTTGTTATGACTAAGGCATGAATTGCAATCTTTGACTTTGTGTCGTGACCTCATGCTTTTTTAGGTGGGGGGGCCAACTTGATGATCTCGGCTTCAGAGGGCAGGCGGATGATGTCTGAAAAtgtaccggcgagtggcggtggtgggaaaagaacgctctgcgccagttgtaaactagcaacgacacatgcgccagtgactaagtcacttgcgccggatgcaagatagggcccggtatgttagttactatagaaacatatgctctgaatcaaacctggtcggagcaggttttgcgcaggttaagtgtggaacataacccggttttacATTTAAACCCgtgttcaccgcagatttcatgtgttcacaatggcatgcccttttgatgagaggcctgttgatatcggagcgcaaattatttgtgcaatccaccgggagcgattaataagaccacggctcgacatcttggcatattcggattactttttgctggagggatatagattctcgcgcaaatctttaatatatttaaatagccttctccagccttacatagccaacactaccaatcgaggacctggcctcagttcattCCAGattatttgcgtagccctccattttttgcaaatggtagtttcatctataatgttggagatgctgagcacatctcagtcctttcagatgacccatccacgtCCGGACCAAGAATTTCATCTGCCTCccatcatacaaagagcaatattggctgAGTCCTATGCCGAGGCACTtacaacagaaagtataaactagtcctaacggacttacatccactggagaatgttcgatcgtagccggcggctccTTTACAAGCagtaatccatcttgatctgtgaagttgatgaatttaggttttctacccagttaccaaaaaagaTGCGCGTGAGCTTGGTGTCGATCTCGTCGTCCTCGGAGATATTGAGCACGGTGGTGCGGTACTCGATGACGCGCGTCAGCAGGTCGGGCCGCCGCGAGATCTCGAAGATGTGCTCGATGTACGACAGGTTGTCTGCAGGGGATCAGACGGGGCGGAGGGGGCGCTCTGCTTAGCCGAGCCTCttcatcatcgtcttcatcatcattatcGTCATCGCAATCATCAACATCACCATCATGTCAGAAGTGGGGTGTAGTGAGTGTTATAGAGTGCAGCCCGACCTTTAAGGTGTTGTGTCTATGGGTTCAGTCATTTCGAAACCTAACCTATCCTTTCAACCTACATTTGGATATTGGTGAACACGTTGGTTCACCAAGATTAAACCCTTCCTGCCTATTTCTTGATCGAGTGGTTGAACAAATTAAGTTTTGTTTTCCCCTCAACCAAACAGACAAGCTGTCATGGAAACATTAATTCCTGGGTTGGCTCATAAACATGCACAATCATTCTTCCGGTTTCCTGACAGGTGTTGTTCTGCTTCACTGATCCTTGTCCAACACTTTAAGTGTGGCTTGACTCATCAATAAACGAGATGTTCTATATTGACACGACACTGTAGAGACTGCCCAATGATTCAACTTGGATtgaaatcaaaacaaactggcTCGCTTTTCCTCATTCCTTTGTGAGTGTAAATAAGGCATTTAATTTTTCCGTCCCATTTCTTTTTAATAGAAGTTTAGGACAGTAACAACGTGTCAAATGAAACAAGTAATCGTAGCAGGATCGATGAAGCAGACTTCCAGCCCAATGTCAACATATCTAAGTTGTAAACGTTTGTGACTCAATCTTTTTAAGCCGATATCAAGAAAGGAGGACATTGTTAAGTGTTAATATATGATTGCGCCCTTACTCTGAAGGGACAACTTCATGATGTCACTACGTTCTAGTGAAGTAACGCGCAGGTCAACTGTCACGTTGTACATTGCTGTGAACTGACTGGACAGTAGTCAGTCATGTATTCCAGAGAATAAATACGCCATAAAGGCTAAAGAGAATCTATGGCTTTGCTTATTCTTCACCACGCCAGAAACGAGGAGTCACTGCCCCATCTCAGCTTAACAGGTTATGGGCCCAGCAAGAGTTTGGACACAAGCAAGTTAACGAGCTTCTTTGACGGATTACCGGAAGAAGTTGCCGCGCAGTATAGGCACGGAACTTGGACATGCTTAGGCTAAGGTGAATGCTTTGTGTACCAGCTTGGAGATAAGTGATTCTCAGAAGAAGTGAAACGTGAGTAGCGACGTATAACGTGAAAGCTAAAGAAGACAACAACCTAGCTTAGCAATGAAAGTATAGCAAGCTAAGAGACTAGCAAAGAGGCTAATAGCCCCCGAGTGAAATTGGCGGGTAAGCAAAAATGGCAAGCACAACGGCAGGAATCATTGCAGCAAAGCTTTTATTCGATGGATCAGAAGACAAATACGAACTGTGGGAAACAAGATTCCTAGGCCACTTGCACATTCGTAAGCTAAAAGGGACAATATTGAATGAGCCTGCCAGCGCCAACACAGAACAGCTACCCCAAGATGATGCGAAGAATGCTGATTGCTATGCTGAAAAGCCTATCGCTGATCAGGCACGATGCAGCCGATGACGGCAGGAAAGCCCACGGAATATTGAGGGAACATTATTCTGGAAAAAGCCAGCCTCAAATATAAAACTGTACACGTCTTTAAACAAGTTAAGCATGGCAGAGAACGAGAGTGCTACTGGCCATATGATAAGAGCGGAAAACGTCATTACTGCTTTGAGAGATGCGGCTGAGACCATGAGTGATGGACTGACCATGGCCATGGTATTAAACGGACTACCAGACTCCTTCAAGCCACTAGCCGTCCATGTAACATGTAACACAGAATGAGGATAAGCCTTGAGGTTACATTCACAGACTTCAAGAGAAGGCTATGGATTTATGAAGAGTCtgagaaaataaacacagtAGAACCCGCAGACAACATGATGAAGACTAGTGTGAGGCCAAGCCATGGCCTTGCCAAAACGCACGCCAGCATCAGAAAAAGAGAAGACTCCGACTTGACATGCTCAGTGGCGGAGCCAGGAAATTTCCATTGGGGTGGCCAGGATGGGGCCAGTGATCATTTTTGGGTGGCAAGCATGTGTCTCACCAGGAGATGCAGAG contains:
- the LOC132445601 gene encoding astrocytic phosphoprotein PEA-15-like; the encoded protein is SPADNLSYIEHIFEISRRPDLLTRVIEYRTTVLNISEDDEIDTKLTRIPLAGTFSDIIRLPSEAEIIKLAPPPKKA